GAACTAAACTGCCATTAGAAACAATTTTGCCTCTTTGCTATGCACACCTTTAATTTCTGTTTTTCATGTTATCCTAAAGTTAGGTCTGTTAGTATTTGTTCTGCTCATGGAGGAGATTCATTCAGTATTGATTTATTTAACCACCAACAGTGTGGAAATATAGCTAGAAGTTTTTTCTTCTGTTAGACCAATGTTAGTGTTTATGTAAGTTCCTAACATTCTATCTTTTGGCCTCTAACTTAAGACTCTTTTGGTGCCGGTAGCTCATCAACCAAGCTGCCTAGTTATTAGTTAAGATGACAATGTTGTTGGTTACTTCCTAGTCCCCAATTCTATCATCAAACATCCATTTGTAATTCAGCTTTGcctttgattattattaataaaatgctTAGTCTTCatgcttcaaaaaaaaaaaaaaaaaaaaatcagctgTCATATGAAATCTATTTTGATCGGTACCTCTTGTATATATCACGTTTATAAAACTTAATTGTTCTAGTCAACAAAATTACTGAAATAATGACACCAAACAAGTTAGCTGCAGTGATAGACATGAAAGACAATTTGAAACAACTTGCTCCCACACTGTATTATTGTTTCACGAAGATGTTATGGATGTATTATCAGATGAAAATTCTGTAAGAGTCATATCATATACTTctatttttatgcatttataCATTATGATATGTGTTATTAATGACAACCAAGGTTTTACATTGCTGAATGTTGCTTCTACAATTGTGGTCGCAGTGGGATTGCttagatattaaaaaatttgatgttgcaGTCTAGACGACAATCACATTCACATACCTTTTTCATAAACCCTGATGACGATATGTAATtgatcttatttttttaacttgttttaaaGGGAAGTGCTGTAATTCAAGGGATAATGCTTGATCCTCCCCAACCTATAAAACAAGATTGGAGTGATACTGCCTTTGAGAAGATGAATCGCCTCAGAATTCTCATTGTTCGAAATAAAACATTTTCATCAGAGCCTAAACATCTGCCAAATCAGTTAAGGCTGCTTGAGTGGGACGAGTACCCTTCAAAGTCTTTTCCAGATATCCCTTCCGCAACAAATGGCCGTTCAACATTAAAAACATTGCATTTTGAAAATAGTGGTTTGTCAGATCAAGTTCTTGCCACAATTCTCATATCTTTTCTTGAATTGATATTTCAACATTcatttggtacaacttttgtgacaactttctctctcatattcacattatttttaactttatctttctattgttatggtttttgtgccaatactatttttttctttataaattatgattgtcaaataaattgtcacaaaattatttgttcaaataacactcctcataGGTTAAGCATCcaccattgtggatggtctaagAAAACTTTTCCCaacttttgcaaaaaaaaaaaaaaaatgaatgaaataatCACTCTCCTTTGacattattctttcaatttcaatcaattattGAGCCCTCCTCGTTAACCACTAATTATATGAGCCTACATGATTTAATCTCTTTTTGGTCTACACTCGTTTATTTTCGTCAATTATCACTAGCCATCGCATTTATAGCCTTCAATTTCTTGTTTTAAATTATTCATCTTCTCATTAATAGCTTcaattctttcttcttcttttttgaaagataatagcTTCGATTCTTAATTGGTCTTATGATGATAATTGgtctaataaaattaaatagtgTAAATGAtaatgcttgaattacattccctcaaaaaaaaaaagataatgctTGAATTACACATATATTTTCTCTTATGTTTTATGAGGAACATTTATGCTCTCTTATGTGAAAATAAACATTTCTCTTCAatgcaaaacatattagaaaatatttcattccCCTCTCATGAAAGAAGCTTAAATTACATTAATCATCTCCCCGCTTAATCTTATGTTAACATCTCCAATTTCTTCacttagtaattttttttatttcgaataatctagcaaaaaaatataatacactccaaagaaaaataatattgtgtATCCATTTTAAtatcatcaaaatttgaatgcatatttttctcttttttttatttttttttatttttgcaatttCATTAACATCTAAGTTTAAACCctattgtaaaatataaaacaacacatggtaaaattaaaatgagtgaaaattactaaaattaataaaatatggttaattgaaagtgaatttttatattctaaattataaagaaattaatttatttctcttaaatggtggttcaaaattaatagatattatcaaaatatttatttatgttaaaatggactaaaatgcagTGATTAgtgaatatttaattattaagggatgATATTGCAATTcaaatctttcataaaaagggagtataagttttatttttcaaagaattTGAGTATATAGTTTAACATAAGATAAGAGAGGAGTGTGATTTACATTTCTCTTAGACGAGGCCAGCACAATTTACTCAATTAAATAGTGTTGCTTGATTATAGATAATTAAGCAATCAAATGCTGATGTACCTTCAACTCAAGTTGAGCTGGTCCAACAAGTgatatttaaaacaaattttaatatatgtagTCATTTTGTTCGCATACGagaccttttttattttttatttttttaaaaaaacaataacgaataacaaataacttttatttttactttcacATCGGTTTCTAACCCACTAAAGATGAGCGACTAATCTGACTTATACGTAGAATTATGCACgttaaccaaacatattgaTTATTAGGAGTGTTACTTTATGTTGTTCCGAGTTAAAGTCTCCAACGAGACAACTTGATTATTGAATGCTAATAATGGTGAGCAGAGAAATGCATATTGCCCTTGTTCAATTTGTGAAGTTTCTTACTCCCTCCATCataaattgtatgtcgctttggaaaaaaatttgtcctaaattatatgtcgttttacgATACTAATGAAATATtgatgttacttttcctattatatccttaactattaattactctctcttcttataattatttaatttatcttttccataccatttattaaggataattttgtaaaacaactcataatttctcttcccacacaatattaattacatttcttaatacgtgtgaaatagccaaaacgtcatacaatttgggacagagggagtaattAATAAGGGTTGGTCATATAGTTTTTGCTCTGTTATATATTTTGTAGGAATGGTCAAGTTAGATATTAGCAATTTCAAATATAGCATGATAATGACGTCGTCGTGACATAAATTTTGTAGACtttatatgtattattttgGTCCAAGGGAAAAGAAGTTTCTTTCCAGACTTGACCACGAGAGTCGGTCttttttctaaacttttttttattttaggggatttctaaacttttttataaacaaagaaaattaagaGAAAATGACACgttcaaattaaatatatgaaatgtgCATATAGACCCTTGTAGTAATTCCTCCGATTTTGGAGTTATTTAGCATATTCTCTTCACATTGTTGCTTTTTCCGCCATTTCACTGTCATAGCCAAGAATATGAACCAAAAACTTCACAAGATTCTCTCCTAGAGCCAAGTCAAGCTTCAAATCCCACTATCCACTAACATATAATAAAAGATAACATTTCTCTTataaccctaaaaaataattaattcacaaTGCAATCTGAGcgtaaaaaaatttacattgaaCCGTTATATTATGATAATGTATAACTTTAATTttaactattaatatttttctaacaaaaatAAGAGCCTATAATATCAAAAAAAGAATCACACATATGATTAGTTGTAAATTGTCGATATTACACGATGTTTTGCACTAACAATGTATGACAATTAAACTATTTGATATATTTACCAAAAGTTTAATTAAGAGTAAGACCCAACCctaatctcattttttttaataaacccTATTCTCATTTTTGTTAGGTGTAGTATTCAACATTCAATCATTTCatattatatcttttttatattgaattattcTTAAGTGAATTTAcattttagattaatttttatttatggtatcaataccataaaaaattaatatcatttttttaaagcaCAAATGTCCATATCTCTCTATCGGTATTGATTATTTAACATGAAACAGAATTGGTATGCATGAGGTTTGTTGATAAGTCACAATTAACTCCAAAACTGAATTAATTGTATAGGaccatttcaaacaaaaatcacaagtttctgaaatttcatttttctttttgtttgtggCTTTCTTTTGTAGATAATAATAgtcaatcttcattttttttttgtcgagtGGTATAGTGGTTAAgactcacacattttaaatgtggagaactGGAAAATTTAAGTTTAAATCCCGACCGTCCTGCataaaattgtttgaggttCCATCTCCATCTTTTTTTGTTAACCCACCGTAATTAGGATTACAAAATAATAgttatctttcattttttatgattagAAAATTCATTCTTTTACTAAAATTAGTAGGGATCGGACTTTTTTTGGTCAATATAAGAAAACCTTTCTTGgtctagaatttttttaatagataatttttttcggtatttattgttgattgaatttgattatggCCAAAACCAATTATGTATGACTGGTCTGTTCCATCCATATATGCATGGAATAGTCAAAGTCGTGCCCACTCTAGTAGACTTTTTCCTTTGGTGTGTTTCCATAAAGCAAATTAACATGAATTCAAAAATTATTGTCATTGCCATTTCACCTTCCATGATTAATAATATTCAACGTTTGTCCTTTGGTGGCCTTGTGGGGGCCCCTAAAAAgtctatatgtatatatttcattagGTCAGAAACTTGTAAGCTTTTGAACTCTTTTTTTCTAAGATGCATACATCTCATAATGGACATATTTGACTTAATTCCAACGCCCAATTTTCAACTTAATTGATCAGAAAATTATATATTGTGActcatacaatattttttttatataaatgcaTATATATTGATAAGAGGAAAGTTATTTGCATGCTATAAGAAGTTTTCAAGAGTTTGTTGTGGCACTCTAGGATTGACAAATATGGAGGTGGCAAAATTAGATAACTTTGAtgacaagaaagaagatgaagttgtgCTTCCTGGGTTTAGATTCCACCCAACAGATGACGAGCTTGTCGGATTTTATCTACGGCGAAAAGTGGAGAAGAAGCCTCTTCGAATTGAACTCATCAAAGAGATTGACATATACAAATATGATCCATGGGATCTACCAAGTAAGATTTCATTTTCCtctcataatatatgttattgaaacttatatatatatatatacacactatTTCAGCTGCTTTATGGTGCATCAGTTATAGTAATTGTTAGATTAATTTTATCTCTCTAAATCTAATAGATCTTACAATTGTTGCGCAATAAAGCAGTTATAGATGATCTAAACACCGCATAAAACTCGTCATAATTGTACTCGGTTCCTCTCACACCGTATAGTGGtgcagcaaaaaaaaaaaatatgtgtgaAAAGGTGTTATCACATGCAGTGGTATATCGAATTGTTGTTCAATAATAGGTAAATTATctaaatttttctgttaaaaaaatgtgaaaatctaaattattatatcaaattgtacacaaaaatatcaattaaaacatatatatgcatgtttACATTATAATATGGATCTATAGCTAGGTGCAACTATCtccattttaattataatataatatatggtTTCTGATCTCAATTGCCTTCTTTGTTCTTGAATTTACATATATGCTTGTGACATTAAATATGAAGAAGCTAGTACTGTGGGGGAGAAGGAATGCTATTTCTTTTGTTTAAGAGGAAGAAAATATAGGAACAGCATAAGGCCTAATAGAGTGACAGGATCTGGATTTTGGAAAGCTACGGGGATTGATAAACCTATATATTGTGTTAAAGAATCACATGAATGCATTGGACTCAAGAAATCATTGGTTTATTACCGTGGAAGTGCAGGGAAAGGCACCAAAACTGATTGGATGATGCATGAATTTCGTCTACCACCTAAAGGAAAAACTAGCAATAATCAAGTTCTTAACCATACCAATGATGTTCAAGAAGCTGTAAGTCATTTATTGTATTTGCATTTTTATCAAAACTttcattatttttgtgtttatattaAGGGGTGTTTGAACTTCACTTATCATATAAGAATTTATTAGCCAACAATGTGACTCGATAACGAGTCCCTTAAGCATGTGTTCATTGGTTTGATACTTAAACGGtatgttaaaatattatatattggaAGAGAATAACATCTTGAACAGTTTTTATGTAGTTCGAATGATTAATCTCTGACTTTTTAAATGTGGATATCTTGAACTATCAAAagtatatgagtttttttttttaaagaaaagtaCGTAAGTTTATTGTATAAATTGTTTTGGATATTGATGAGAAAATGagaataaattgtttaaaaaaacttatgaaaatatcTGGCGGAGCTTATGATAATCAATTCAAAACAttgcctaaaaaaaacaattcaaaacaaTTAATTGACGaagaatatattttgtatatgtCATAAGATAAGTCCAAATGACTTTTAATACTAATCTTGCAAAATATATATTGGCTTAAACTCTTTTTTTGAGGGGAATggcttaaattttttattttgtccgAAAATAGATGAGATTTATAAAACGTGAAAGCAAAAGCAACTTTTTTGTGAATAATAAAAAGCAAACCCGTCTAGAATCGTATGTAAAGACAAACTAGAGAGAAAATATTCAAAGTAATGACGATTACAACATTAATGCTGAGATTTGGGGTTAGAAACTCGTTCATATTTAAGATAAACCTATTAAGATGTGTATTATTCTACAGTCAGAAGCACGTTTAATaaacttcataaaatatataaaaaaaataaagcgtaaaatatataatttataaaatattaaggcatacaaaaccaaattttacttggtcaaaaaaaaatatatcaatttttactTATTCACATTGGGTCTCTAACAACATGGATTGATTTACATCACGTTActaaaaaattactacttttataattaaaataatgacTTGGACGTTATCAAAATCTTTTAGGATACATCATACATGACATGCACATAGATAAAATAAAGAGTTCCGCGGGCTAAGCTCCATTTACTTCATTAGGGTTTGGATGtaagacatgtggcaaaaaaaatctaacggttgagattttaaattaaaaaacaaatatttgtttaataaaaatacataataataacaaacaaatcatgttctcttcttctctcataTCGCAACaaccttttattgttttttaatttaaaatctcaaccgttacatatttttttgcCGCATATCTTACATCCAAACCCTAAATGAGTATATGAAGCTTAGCCTAAATAGAGCATACCGAACTCCAAAATTAAGGATCTAGAAACTTTGACATTTGCACTAAATCAGTTCACATTTTCTATGAGGCCTTGTGCCAAAAAACAAATTTGCTTTGAGGCCTTTGTGGTTCTTAATATAAGtgttcaataaataaaattgctTTTTAGAGCCTAATTCTCATAGATTATACTTTAGCATTAAGATGAGAAGTTGTTTTTAGTTGCTActagaaaaatatgattttaatgaacttaattaatatatggaagagaaaatttaaattgtggtttttaatattataaataaatccaaaatataattttacataaaaatctctagaaattattttatttattaatcacTTTCATTGAGCCTTTACTCTTCCCTTTGGCATATATTCACTTTGTGCAACAAATTAAAGTCAAGTCAGTTTGACCTAGCTGGTACTTTACTTTATTAGCAAGCAACCtttgaaaagtgtgtttttgtttttaacatacTGTATGGAATTTACATTGCAGGAAGTGTGGACACTATGCAGAATATTCAAACGAATTCCATCATACAAAAAATACACACCAAATGTGAAAAAAGACTCGGAAGCAGCAGCATTCACTATTAACTCTTCAAGTTCCAAAACATGCAGCTTAGATTCAGACAACACCAAACCACAATACTTGACTTTCACAAACTCACAACATGTTGTTCAACAGAATCATGAAACCAAACCATTCATTAATGGACATGTTGTTGACCAAAGATTTAACAACTCATTTCTAAATCAATTAGGCAATGCAGCACAAGTTCCAACAACAACCTTGTCTCACTCAAGTTTTTGGAATGATCAAAATGTTTTGGATGATGCATTTGCAAATGAGAATTGGGATGATCTTAGATCTATTGTTCAGTTTACCTTTGATCCATCAAAGGTTTATGATTGTAAagattttaattagatttaacttaagatcatcatatactATAGCTACTTTAAACTACTACTATTAATTACTACTAGTACATAAAACAATTTTCCGGTCCCACCTACTCCTTTATTGGGCACCAGTGAAGAAGTTTCATCCACCATTATATACGAGTTTAACTAATATGCATTGTTGATGTAAATAAGTTTTACACGTGTATCCAATCACATTTTACTATGTAGATATAAGTAATATTGATGCAGTTCATAGAAATGGTATTATGTgacaaaaaaagattatttgacGGCTTGTGGGATTCGCAATGGCCTTATTCAAATTGAGGGCATACTATTTCTTCGTAGAGATAAATTGAGAGCCAGTATTCGCATAAACACACATTACCAACATTTGTCTTTGTTTACTAAATACTCATAACATTTTtcctgtttttttatttcaaatcttCCTACTTCATTTCATTCTCATATTGCGGCGGAGGCTTGCTTAATATGTAATCTTAACTGTTTGATACACAATCGTCATGCGGTTCTTCTAGTTTCCAATGTCTTTTCATATTCTAAAATGGATTTGAAAAGTTCTGAGACGTTGCCTTTCCCAAATTCCCCCCATCCTCCCTTTTGGTACTCCTTCCCTTCCTCATCCTTGAGCATACATCCAACTCTCTGAATTATCTCTAGAAATATGGTTGGCCTGCACATTTTACACAAGTAGCAAATCAACACCAACAATATTAAACAAAAGTACTAAAACACACAATACACTATCAATTTGATAATTTAGGCTCCGTTTGGAAGCGTAGGGAGGGGAGAGAAGGGATTTGGGAAGAAAAACAAGAGGCATTTTAACTACTATTTCAAATTTATTAGCCAATTGAATCAAACCACTTGATTATAGTCTAAGTGGATCTGTTATTAATGAAATCAAGActaatagtaaataaaataacaataaaatggTATGTATGTGATATGATGTGAATATGATTCAAAAAGATCATTACATACCTATCACCAATAGGCTTAGTAAAAATCTGAAGCAAAGTACCCTGATCATCTCTATCAACCAAAATCCCAAAGCTCTTCACACTCCTTAATCTGTTCATCATTCAAAACATCCCCAACACGATTTATCAAATTCCTATAATAAGTAACAGGAGGAGAAGGCATAAACTCAAAACCACCAACACCacttttctttctcatttctCTCAATGTCTTGAATATATCCTCCGACATCAACGCCACATGTTGTAACCCTGCACCTTCGCTGTGTTCCAAATAAGTTTCTATCGGACTCATCCTTTTCGTCCCGTAAACCGCTCTCACTCGTACCAACGTCTTCTGATATAAACTCAGCAAACTCGTGAAAACCGGTGAATTGTTTGATGTACTTCAACGCCGGTGAAAGCTCTGGTACGTTTCCGACGGCATGGTCTAGTCGTCGGATTCCGAAGTCTACTGATAAGTTAGATGAACAGGTTCGAAACCAGGGAGGAACAACAGGTTTTGGTTCTGGTTCGGGTTGTTGTAACTGATGTAGCGTAAAACGACATCACCGAAGAGACGGACTTCGGAGAGTTTGACGCGGTTGTTAAGGACGACAGCAGGAGACGATGGTACAGCACCGTGGTTTACGCTTGTGGTGAAGGCGAGTTCTGCGTTGTCAACCTCGACAGCAACGGCGCGGACTGAGAGGCCGTGAGAGGCAGAGAAGGCAAAGCAGGCAGGGGCAGAGAAGGAGGGAATGGAGGCCGTTGGGGAAGGTGAGGAGAGTGAAATAGAAGGGGAGTAAGCTGCGGAGAAAAGGAGATTGAGGTCGCCGGAGCGGAGGAGGTAGGAAGCATGAGTTAGGATTCCAGTGGAGAGGTCGGATTTAGCAACGATTGGCATTCCGAGTCCGTGAGAGAATCGGCGTGCGGTGTTTGTTGCGTCAGTGCACCAGAACTCGACGTGGTGAAAGcgtttgaatttgaataagtCTGATTTTGGGTTGGCTCAGACGAAGTTTTTAAATCCAACTAACTTGAACCCGGTTTGGGTTCGGGTTTCTGTTTGATTGCCCATGGGATGCCGTAAGCAGGTTTTTGTGACTGCGGTTAGTTTGGTGTGTGTTTGTTGGAGTATTGTTGCTATtttgaggttgttgttgttactgTGGTGACTTTAAATAGATCTAACAAAGATATGACTCTATTTGAGAGGGAAACATGCTATCCGATCTATGACTCTATTTGAGAGGGAAATTTTCTAACAAAGATATTTTTAAATAGATCTAACTAACAAAGATTTATGTTGTTTAACGGTCATctcttgttttttatattactGTTTAATAGTCAAGTCTATAACATAGTTATAAAATAATGGTAATgataagaatttaaaaaaactatGGAGCCCCTAATATGAACATCAATTTAAAGGGACATTAGTGGATCTCATTAGTTTACTTGCTATAATTGGTCACAATTATAAGTGGTACAAACTTGTGGGACCAATTGACATTATTTACTATTTGTGTTGAGAATAATTGCCTTAGGAACACATGACTAAAAACATCACGTGTTTACAAACCCAAGTGTTACGagtctttattttttgtataaggCAGGACAAGAAggtaatttaataaaattaaaatattgtacAGAATAATGTAAAGAGAAAATATAACATGGATAATGTGTTCATAATGTTCCGTTAATCCAATAGCATGTTTTAtcattgcaataaaaaaaaatagtgaaatgcATAGTGTGTCAGACCAATGTGATCACATACCTTGTGAATCTCAGCAAGCAAAATAAGAACTGAATCATTCTCAACTTGCAGATTGTTTGTAACACATGCAAAAGAGGGAGTGTGCCACAGAAGCTGCCTGTGCCCgaaaaagaaaatagttatacaaaaattaaataaacaacaatttttctGTTCTCTACTTAGCAGTGGTCATTCATGAGTGTAAAAATATCTTATCAGGGTAGAACCCAATTAATTGACAACAACGCTAACATCTTACACCACTCACTATCAATGACAATACAGCAAGGATTTTCATAAAGTATATTTCAAGCTTATGACCCCTAGTTAcctatgaaagaaaaaataacatatgcACTATACTTTCAAGAATATCATGATTTCGTGTATGGTACTAATCTTTAGTGCATACAGAGGGGGAAGGAGGAAACCACTAGGAATTACTTTTCTGCGAGCAGCGTCCAGGCATGGTGAAGGCTTGCTCCAGTCTTTATCTCCATACCTACACAAATAACAGGTGATGGCAAAACGCCAAATTCATCACACAGTTTTGGACCAGCTTGAAACATCCGCTACACCAGTAACAGGTGATGCCAAAATGTACGCGTCATTGGAAATTGTTCAGACAGGAGCCGGAAAGTGTACAGATGGTGGCTGGAAAGTGTACAGACGGTGAATGAGCTGTACAGACGATGGCAGGAAACTGTACGGTACAAAATAACTTGACAGCACGCTGTGCCCCGTATAGATGATTTGAAAATTCTGACAGCAAAAGTACTCAGTCAGATTTGCTCAAGAGTTGTTTGCGGAAGTAAGTAGATTTTCCTAAGTCAGGAGCTCTGATGCTGTGTAAAAAATAGGGAGAAGAAATTCTCTGAAAGTGCTTGAGTGAGTAAAGCACTCAACAACCATTTTATACACTCCATAATTATTATTACATGCTATGCTTACAaggagaaataaataaatacaagacTCCCTAAATACATTTCTAACACGAACCCAAGACTACATGAAACTAACTATTTCCAACATGTTTATTGTGTTTAAAGTATCTTTTCTAGCTAAATAGTAAAATCTAAAacatttgttatttaactgtttacACATGTTGATTTATGTCTAGTTGGCTCAGTATGAGAACAACCTTGTTCCATGGACTCCAACCTCCCACACACCACTTGGTCAAAGAAAGGATGAAAAGACCAATGGAGATTTGCATTGCAGTAACCCAATGACTTGTTGGAAAAGAAGGAGGAACACCAAAGATCACAACATGAATTATGCAGTTCTTCTAGTTTCCAAAGTCTTCTCATATTCTTCAATGGATTTGAAAAGCTCAGAGAAATTGCCTTTCCCAAAGCCCCCACATCCTCCCTTTTGGTACTCCTTCCCTTCCTCATCCTTGAGCATGCATCCAACTCGCTGAATTATCTCTAAAAATATGGTTGGCCtgcatattttacaaaggtcaTCATCCCCCAGTTTACAAGACAAAAGTACTAAACACACAACACACTATcaacaaatcaatcaattttaatccttATATGCTGATTTGATTACTAAACTACTCCTACCTATTCTGACATTCTTCTAACCTCTAAGACTATGTAGGGAAAAAAGTTTTACATTAGTTTTGTAAGGATATGATATGTTAATCAAATTGTAAACAATAACGACAAACTTTGGTATAGTGCTTATAGGCATTGTTCCTACTGTTCTCTACTAAAAATATAGTATGACCGTCACCAATAATGTTAAAAGGAtgtcttttttatataaaaaaaaaatatctctttGTGAGAAGAACAGCTACCTATATCGCTACATCTAAATTTTGTCCAAACTAACAATATTAACCAATATTCCCCTTGAAAATTAAAGATCATTACTGTAT
Above is a genomic segment from Medicago truncatula cultivar Jemalong A17 chromosome 5, MtrunA17r5.0-ANR, whole genome shotgun sequence containing:
- the LOC11429958 gene encoding transcription factor JUNGBRUNNEN 1 isoform X2; this encodes MEVAKLDNFDDKKEDEVVLPGFRFHPTDDELVGFYLRRKVEKKPLRIELIKEIDIYKYDPWDLPTSTVGEKECYFFCLRGRKYRNSIRPNRVTGSGFWKATGIDKPIYCVKESHECIGLKKSLVYYRGSAGKGTKTDWMMHEFRLPPKGKTSNNQVLNHTNDVQEAEVWTLCRIFKRIPSYKKYTPNVKKDSEAAAFTINSSSSKTCSLDSDNTKPQYLTFTNSQHVVQQNHETKPFINGHVVDQRFNNSFLNQLGNAAQVPTTTLSHSSFWNDQNVLDDAFANENWDDLRSIVQFTFDPSKVYDCKDFN
- the LOC11429958 gene encoding transcription factor JUNGBRUNNEN 1 isoform X1; this translates as MEVAKLDNFDDKKEDEVVLPGFRFHPTDDELVGFYLRRKVEKKPLRIELIKEIDIYKYDPWDLPKASTVGEKECYFFCLRGRKYRNSIRPNRVTGSGFWKATGIDKPIYCVKESHECIGLKKSLVYYRGSAGKGTKTDWMMHEFRLPPKGKTSNNQVLNHTNDVQEAEVWTLCRIFKRIPSYKKYTPNVKKDSEAAAFTINSSSSKTCSLDSDNTKPQYLTFTNSQHVVQQNHETKPFINGHVVDQRFNNSFLNQLGNAAQVPTTTLSHSSFWNDQNVLDDAFANENWDDLRSIVQFTFDPSKVYDCKDFN